The Marixanthomonas ophiurae genome has a segment encoding these proteins:
- a CDS encoding sodium:solute symporter gives MQPLHILLLIGGYFGVLMLISYFTGKNDSNDAFFKAEGKSPWYIVAFGMVGASLSGVTFISVPGWVKDSQFSYMQVVLGYLVGYLVITFILLPIYYRMNVTSIYQYLNNRFGNVSYKTGAFFFFVSRVLGASFRLFLVATVLQYFVFEAWNVPFFVTVILSILLIWIYTARGGIKTIVWTDTLQTLFMLGSVLVAVYFIKDELNWTFTELFAAPEIAPYTKTFFMDSFLDKDYFWKSFFGGMFITICMTGLDQDMMQKNLTCKSLKDAQKNVLSYSLVFIPVNLLFLFLGALLFVYAEQNGISVPMLDGKEKTDLLFPEIALNGGMGLGLSIIFILGLIAAAYSSADSALTSLTTSFCIDFLGIERKEVKHQKSIRKKVHVGVSVLLVIVIIAFKYLLDSSVIDLLLKAASYTYGPLLGLFAFGIFTKMQVKDKWVWLVSIISVALTFIIGSIPPEYIGGYHFNYELLIVNGGLTFLGLILIRRQKD, from the coding sequence ATGCAGCCATTACACATTCTTTTATTAATTGGTGGATATTTTGGGGTTTTAATGCTTATTTCATACTTCACCGGAAAAAATGATAGCAATGATGCTTTTTTTAAAGCAGAAGGAAAATCGCCTTGGTACATCGTTGCATTCGGAATGGTTGGGGCATCACTCTCTGGAGTGACTTTTATCTCGGTTCCTGGTTGGGTGAAAGATTCGCAATTTAGCTACATGCAAGTAGTGCTAGGTTATTTAGTAGGCTACTTAGTAATTACATTCATATTACTACCCATTTATTATAGAATGAATGTAACCTCCATTTATCAATATCTAAACAATCGCTTTGGGAATGTTAGTTACAAAACAGGAGCCTTTTTCTTCTTTGTTTCTCGTGTTTTAGGAGCATCATTTAGATTGTTTTTAGTCGCTACTGTATTACAGTATTTCGTTTTTGAAGCTTGGAATGTACCATTCTTTGTTACTGTCATACTATCTATATTATTAATTTGGATCTATACCGCACGTGGCGGTATTAAAACCATAGTTTGGACCGACACCCTACAAACCTTATTTATGCTAGGTTCTGTTTTGGTTGCTGTCTATTTTATTAAAGATGAATTAAACTGGACGTTTACCGAACTCTTTGCAGCTCCTGAAATTGCTCCTTACACCAAAACATTCTTTATGGATAGTTTTCTGGATAAAGATTATTTCTGGAAATCCTTTTTTGGCGGTATGTTCATCACAATCTGTATGACAGGATTGGATCAAGATATGATGCAAAAAAACCTAACCTGTAAAAGTTTGAAAGATGCACAAAAAAATGTATTATCGTACAGTTTAGTTTTTATTCCTGTAAATTTATTATTCCTCTTTTTAGGAGCCCTACTTTTTGTTTATGCCGAGCAAAATGGAATAAGTGTCCCTATGCTTGATGGTAAGGAAAAAACAGACCTATTATTCCCTGAAATAGCCCTGAATGGCGGTATGGGATTGGGCCTTAGCATCATTTTTATTTTAGGGCTAATTGCGGCTGCCTACTCCAGTGCAGATAGCGCACTTACCTCATTAACCACCAGTTTTTGTATCGACTTTTTGGGTATTGAGCGTAAAGAAGTGAAACACCAAAAAAGTATTCGTAAAAAAGTACATGTTGGCGTAAGTGTATTATTAGTAATTGTAATAATTGCCTTTAAATATCTTTTAGACAGCAGTGTGATCGATCTTTTACTAAAAGCAGCTAGTTACACCTATGGACCACTCTTAGGTCTCTTTGCTTTTGGGATATTTACAAAAATGCAGGTGAAGGACAAATGGGTTTGGTTGGTTTCGATTATTTCTGTTGCACTAACATTTATAATAGGAAGCATTCCGCCAGAATACATCGGCGGCTATCACTTTAATTACGAATTGTTAATTGTAAACGGGGGACTAACCTTTTTAGGTCTAATATTGATTAGACGCCAAAAGGACTAA
- a CDS encoding CoA-binding protein has translation MKKTLVLGASLKPSRYSNLAINRLVDNNHPVEAVGLREGEVAGIEITTEKENFENIDTVTLYLNAKRQVEYYDYIVSLKPNRVIFNPGTENPKFYKLLKENNIEVDVACTLVLLASNQY, from the coding sequence ATGAAAAAAACACTTGTATTAGGCGCTAGTTTAAAGCCTTCACGCTATTCAAATCTTGCTATAAACCGATTGGTAGATAATAATCATCCAGTAGAAGCAGTGGGTTTACGAGAAGGAGAAGTGGCTGGAATAGAAATAACCACTGAAAAAGAAAACTTTGAAAACATCGATACCGTTACCTTATATTTAAACGCAAAACGGCAAGTTGAATATTACGATTATATTGTTTCGTTGAAACCAAACCGGGTAATCTTCAACCCAGGAACTGAAAACCCAAAATTTTATAAACTACTGAAAGAAAACAATATTGAAGTTGATGTAGCTTGTACCTTAGTCCTTTTGGCGTCTAATCAATATTAG
- a CDS encoding 3-oxoacyl-ACP synthase III family protein, whose amino-acid sequence MYTSKITGLGHYVPENVVTNDDLSKLMDTNDAWIQERTGIKERRHIKKGDGNSTSVMGVKAATIALEEANLKPDDVDMIVFATLSPDMYFPGGGVEVQEMMNMRTIPALDVRNQCSGFVYAMSVADQFVKTGMYKNILVIGSENHSGGLDFTTRGRSVSVIFGDGAGAAVVSRSETNEGGILSTHLHSEGKHKDELALQGPSTEYWVPEIIEKNPQEDIPYYPYMNGQFVFKHAIVRFTEVIHEGLEANGLSIDDIDMLIPHQANLRISQFIQQKLKLSDDQVFNNIQKYGNTTAASIPIALSEAHKAGKIKKGDLVVLAAFGSGFTWGSVIIRW is encoded by the coding sequence ATGTACACTTCAAAAATTACAGGGCTTGGTCATTATGTGCCCGAAAATGTTGTTACCAATGACGACCTTTCAAAATTGATGGACACCAATGACGCGTGGATACAAGAGCGTACCGGAATTAAAGAGCGAAGACACATTAAAAAGGGAGATGGGAATTCCACTTCGGTAATGGGCGTGAAAGCTGCCACCATAGCTTTGGAAGAAGCTAATTTAAAACCAGACGATGTAGATATGATTGTTTTTGCAACGCTAAGTCCCGATATGTATTTTCCGGGCGGTGGTGTAGAAGTCCAGGAAATGATGAATATGCGAACTATTCCAGCGCTTGATGTACGTAACCAATGTAGTGGTTTTGTCTATGCTATGTCGGTAGCCGATCAATTTGTGAAAACGGGAATGTATAAAAACATTCTAGTTATAGGAAGTGAAAATCATAGTGGTGGACTCGATTTCACCACACGCGGTCGTAGTGTTTCAGTAATTTTTGGCGATGGAGCAGGAGCTGCAGTTGTGTCTAGAAGTGAAACTAATGAAGGTGGAATTCTTTCTACTCATTTACATAGTGAAGGGAAGCATAAAGATGAATTAGCTTTACAAGGCCCGAGTACTGAATATTGGGTTCCTGAAATTATAGAAAAAAATCCGCAAGAAGATATTCCTTATTACCCATATATGAATGGTCAATTTGTATTTAAACATGCGATTGTCCGTTTTACAGAAGTAATTCACGAAGGACTTGAGGCAAATGGCTTATCGATTGATGATATTGATATGTTGATTCCGCACCAAGCAAACTTGCGTATTTCTCAGTTTATTCAGCAGAAATTAAAACTGAGTGATGATCAAGTGTTTAATAACATTCAAAAATATGGAAATACGACGGCGGCATCAATCCCAATTGCACTTTCTGAAGCTCATAAAGCTGGGAAGATTAAAAAAGGTGACCTTGTAGTATTAGCTGCTTTTGGTAGTGGCTTTACGTGGGGAAGTGTAATTATAAGATGGTAA